A window from Oscillatoria salina IIICB1 encodes these proteins:
- a CDS encoding alanine/glycine:cation symporter family protein produces the protein MSVREPTVVVNSSTDILSKVDRIFAAIVAAIEQVFFFEVGGIPFIVLWMIGGGIFFTLRLSFINLRGMKHAVEVLSGKYDRPEKSGEVSHFQGFTTALSGSVGLGNIAGVAIAIQFGGAGTVFWMTLAAILGMSMKFIECVLAQKYRSVNPDGTVAGGPMYYLSQGLAEKGLAGGGRGLAILLAIFAIFACFGSGNMFQANQSFAAISYLIPGLQNYDWLYGIAIAFLVGLVIIGGIQRIAAVTSRLLPLMVIVYILSCFSIICLHLNLIPSVVSQIIQEAFSPQAVGGGVIGVIVQAIRRSTFSNGAGLGLTAIAHSATRTDEPIREGIVASIEPFIDTVIICNCTAMVILLSGVYGSSESLNGIEITAAAFEQVVSWFPLILAVVVFSFAFGTVIAHSYFGEKAWVYLFGERNLIVFKLMFLSFLFLGAIANLGSIIDFSDMMLLAMAIPNIIGCFLLSGQVATDLKDYFARLKLAPTIRDWGLGGGERQGG, from the coding sequence GTGTCAGTTCGGGAGCCAACTGTAGTAGTAAATAGCTCTACTGACATACTCTCGAAAGTAGATCGAATTTTTGCGGCAATTGTCGCGGCGATCGAGCAAGTATTTTTCTTTGAGGTTGGGGGCATACCCTTCATCGTTTTGTGGATGATTGGTGGAGGTATTTTCTTTACCTTGCGCTTGAGTTTCATTAACCTGCGGGGGATGAAACACGCAGTGGAGGTACTTTCTGGGAAATACGATCGTCCAGAAAAATCCGGGGAAGTCTCGCATTTTCAAGGGTTTACTACTGCTTTATCAGGAAGCGTGGGCTTAGGGAATATTGCCGGAGTAGCGATCGCTATTCAATTCGGCGGTGCTGGTACTGTATTTTGGATGACTTTAGCCGCCATCTTGGGAATGTCGATGAAATTTATTGAATGTGTATTAGCACAAAAATATCGTTCTGTCAACCCAGATGGCACAGTTGCAGGTGGTCCAATGTACTACCTGAGTCAAGGATTAGCAGAAAAGGGACTAGCAGGCGGAGGAAGAGGATTAGCAATCTTGTTAGCGATTTTCGCAATTTTCGCTTGTTTTGGTAGCGGAAATATGTTTCAGGCAAATCAATCCTTCGCGGCTATTTCTTATCTGATTCCTGGGTTGCAAAACTATGACTGGTTGTATGGAATCGCGATCGCCTTTTTAGTCGGATTAGTGATTATCGGCGGTATTCAACGTATCGCCGCAGTTACCAGCCGTCTATTACCCTTAATGGTAATAGTCTACATCCTCAGTTGTTTCTCGATTATTTGCCTGCATCTCAACCTTATTCCTAGCGTCGTGAGTCAGATTATCCAAGAAGCATTTTCACCTCAAGCAGTAGGTGGAGGTGTAATAGGCGTAATTGTACAAGCAATACGTCGCAGTACCTTTTCCAACGGAGCAGGTTTAGGATTAACCGCGATCGCCCATTCAGCAACTCGTACCGACGAACCAATTCGAGAAGGAATTGTTGCCTCAATTGAACCATTCATCGACACCGTAATCATTTGTAACTGTACCGCAATGGTAATTTTGCTTTCAGGAGTTTACGGTAGTTCAGAAAGCTTAAACGGAATCGAAATCACCGCAGCCGCTTTTGAACAAGTCGTCAGTTGGTTTCCCTTGATTTTAGCCGTGGTTGTCTTTTCCTTCGCCTTTGGTACAGTTATTGCCCATAGTTACTTTGGCGAAAAAGCTTGGGTATATTTGTTTGGAGAGCGTAACCTAATCGTCTTCAAACTGATGTTTCTAAGTTTCCTCTTTCTCGGCGCGATCGCCAACCTCGGATCGATAATCGACTTCAGCGACATGATGCTTCTCGCAATGGCAATTCCCAACATCATCGGCTGTTTCCTTTTATCCGGACAAGTCGCCACCGATCTGAAAGATTATTTTGCTCGCTTAAAATTAGCACCCACGATTAGAGACTGGGGATTAGGAGGAGGGGAAAGACAAGGAGGAT